The following are encoded together in the Microtus pennsylvanicus isolate mMicPen1 chromosome 8, mMicPen1.hap1, whole genome shotgun sequence genome:
- the Fbxo41 gene encoding F-box only protein 41, which translates to MASLDLPYRCPRCGEHKRFRSLSSLRAHLEYSHTYETLYILSKTNSICDGAAAAAAAAAAASGFPLAPEPAALLAVPGARREVFESTSFQGKEQAAGSAPAGPHLLHHHHHHAPLAHFPSDLVPASLPCEELAEPGLVPAARYALREIEIPLGELFARKSVASSACSTPPPGPGPGPCSGPASASPASPSPADVAYEEGLARLKIRALEKLEVDRRLERLSEEVEQKIAGQVGRLQAELERKAAELETARQESARLGREKEELEERASELSRQVDVSVELLASLKQDLVHKEQELSRKQQEVVQIDQFLKETAAREASAKLRLQQFIEELLERADRAERQLQVISSSCGSTPSASLGRGGGGSASGPGARGPGRTREHHAGPAVPSTYAVSRHGSSPSTGASSRVPAASQSSGCYDSDSLELPRTEEGPSEDSGPGGLGSRAQATNGGSERSQPPRSSGLRRQAIQNWQRRPRRHSTEGEEGDVSDVGSRTTESEAEGPSDVPRPGPSLAGPLNSCRLSARPEGGSGRARRVERGSPSRSNEVISPEILKMRAALFCIFTYLDTRTLLHAAEVCRDWRFVARHPAVWTRVLLENARVCSKFLAMLAQWCTQAHSLTLQNLKPRQRGKKESKEEYARSTRGCLEAGLESLLKAAGGNLLILRISHCPNILTDRSLWLASCYCRALQAVTYRSATDPVGHEVIWALGAGCREIVSLQVAPLHPCQQPTRFSNRCLQMIGRCWPHLRALGVGGAGCGVQGLASLARNCMRLQVLELDHVSEITQEVAAEVCREGLKGLEMLVLTATPVTPKALLHFNSICRNLKSIVVQIGIADYFKEPSSPEAQKLFEDMVTKLQALRRRPGFSKILHVKVEGGC; encoded by the exons ATGGCCTCGCTGGACCTACCTTACAGATGCCCACGATGCGGGGAGCATAAGCGCTTCCGGAGCCTGTCGTCGCTGCGCGCGCACCTGGAATACAGCCACACCTACGAGACGCTCTACATTCTCTCCAAGACGAACAGTATCTGCGACGGCGCGGccgctgcagctgcagctgctgcagcagcCTCCGGTTTCCCGCTGGCACCAGAGCCCGCTGCCCTGCTGGCGGTGCCCGGAGCCCGGCGCGAGGTCTTCGAGAGCACGTCCTTCCAGGGCAAGGAGCAGGCGGCAGGATCGGCGCCCGCGGGGCCACATCTGctgcaccatcatcaccaccacgcGCCGCTGGCTCACTTCCCCAGCGACCTGGTGCCCGCCAGCCTTCCCTGTGAGGAGCTGGCCGAGCCAGGGCTAGTGCCTGCCGCGCGCTATGCGCTACGCGAGATCGAAATTCCACTCGGTGAGCTGTTCGCGCGCAAGTCCGTGGCATCCTCGGCCTGTTCGACGCCGCCACCCGGGCCCGGCCCTGGTCCTTGTTCCGGGCCCGCCTCCGCATCACCGGCGTCGCCATCGCCTGCCGATGTAGCCTACGAAGAAGGCTTGGCACGCCTCAAGATCCGCGCGCTGGAGAAGCTGGAGGTGGACCGGAGACTGGAGCGGCTGAGCGAGGAGGTGGAGCAGAAGATCGCGGGCCAGGTGGGCCGGCTACAGGCCGAGCTGGAGCGCAAGGCCGCGGAGTTGGAGACTGCGCGACAGGAGAGTGCTCGGCTGGGACGCGaaaaggaggagctggaggagcgCGCGTCTGAGCTCTCGCGCCAGGTGGACGTGAGCGTGGAGCTGCTGGCCTCGCTTAAGCAGGACCTGGTGCATAAGGAACAGGAGCTGAGCCGCAAGCAGCA GGAGGTGGTGCAGATTGACCAGTTCCTGAAGGAGACAGCAGCTCGGGAGGCCAGTGCCAAGCTGCGGCTGCAACAGTTCATTGAGGAGCTCCTGGAGCGCGCAGACAGGGCTGAGCGGCAGCTGCAGGTCATCAGCAGCAGCTGTGGCAGCACACCCAGTGCCAGCCTGGGCCGAGGAGGTGGGGGCAGCGCCTCAGGGCCTGGGGCAAGAGGCCCAGGCAGAACG CGAGAACACCATGCAGGCCCAGCTGTGCCAAGCACATACGCCGTATCTCGGCATGGCTCCTCTCCCAGCACAGG ggCCTCCAGCCGTGTGCCAGCTGCATCCCAGAGCTCAGGCTGCTATGACAGTGACAGTCTGGAGCTACCTCGGACAGAGGAAGGGCCCTCGGAGGACAGTGGCCCTGGGGGCTTGGGTTCACGGGCCCAGGCTACCAACGGTGGTTCAGAGCGGTCCCAGCCCCCTCGTAGTTCAGGCCTGCGACGACAGGCCATCCAGAACTGGCAGCGCCGACCGCGCCGTCACAGCACCGAGGGGGAGGAGGGTGACGTCTCAGATGTGGGCTCCCGAACCACTGAGTCAGAGGCTGAGGGCCCCTCCGATGTTCCACGCCCTGGACCGTCTCTGGCTGGGCCCTTGAACAGCTGCCGGCTCTCAG CCCGCCCTGAGGGAGGCAGCGGACGGGCCCGGCGAGTGGAGAGAGGTAGCCCCTCACGCTCCAATGAGGTCATCAGCCCAGAAATCCTCAAGATGCGTGCTGCCCTCTTCTGTATCTTCACCTACCTGGATACCCGTACCCTGCTGCATGCTGCAGAGGTCTGCCGGGACTGGCGCTTCGTGGCTCGCCATCCCGCAGTCTGGACGAGGGTGCTGCTTGAGAACGCCCGAGTCTGTTCCAAG TTCCTGGCGATGTTGGCTCAGTGGTGCACCCAAGCCCACTCATTAACGTTACAGAACCTGAAGCCCCGACAGcggggaaagaaggaaagcaaggaggAATATGCCCGCAGCACCCG GGGCTGTCTTGAAGCAGGGCTGGAGTCCCTGCTGAAGGCAGCCGGTGGGAATCTGCTGATCCTGCGCATCTCCCACTGTCCCAACATCCTCACCGACCGGTCACTCTGGCTGGCCAGCTGCTACTGCCGTGCCCTGCAGGCTGTCACCTACAG GAGTGCCACAGACCCTGTGGGCCATGAGGTGATCTGGGCCCTGGGTGCAGGCTGCAGAGAGATTGTCTCCCTCCAGGTGGCGCCACTTCATCCCTG CCAACAGCCCACTCGGTTCAGCAACCGTTGCCTGCAGATGATTGGACGTTGTTGGCCCCACCTCCGGGCCCTGGGTGTAGGTggtgccggctgtggggtacagGGCCTGGCATCACTCG cAAGAAACTGCATGCGGCTACAGGTCCTAGAACTGGACCACGTGTCAGAGATTACCCAGGAGGTGGCGGCTGAGGTGTGCCGGGAAGGCCTGAAGGGACTGGAGATGCTGGTGCTCACAGCCACCCCTGTCACCCCTAAGGCCCTGCTACATTTTAACA